A single window of Thermodesulfovibrionales bacterium DNA harbors:
- a CDS encoding DUF167 domain-containing protein has translation MVQVKVQPRSSRRGIECASGDILKVNLTAPPADGAANEQLIEVLSEELKVRKSSIRILRGASSRYKTVEIKGVGEL, from the coding sequence ATGGTGCAGGTGAAAGTGCAGCCCCGATCTTCGAGGAGGGGGATTGAATGCGCTAGTGGCGACATCCTGAAGGTCAACCTGACGGCCCCTCCGGCGGACGGCGCCGCAAACGAACAACTCATCGAGGTGCTCTCGGAGGAACTCAAGGTACGGAAAAGTTCGATCCGGATACTCAGGGGGGCATCGTCGCGTTACAAAACCGTCGAAATAAAAGGGGTGGGGGAGCTATGA
- a CDS encoding NYN domain-containing protein has protein sequence MSSIIIDGYNLVGINHADLEARREKLISLLVDYRKKRGHTLLVVFDGWKDGGMRETSAVRGGVTVIYSRLAEKADAVIKRIISSDRREWIVVSSDREIADHAWATGSVPIAAEEFLLFLGKDRGEDEGDDNREEDRGDDEETDVTRKGNPHRLSKKEKAVRRVIAKL, from the coding sequence ATTTCTTCCATAATCATTGACGGATACAATCTTGTCGGCATCAATCACGCAGACCTCGAGGCCCGGAGAGAAAAGCTCATCAGCCTTCTCGTCGATTACCGGAAGAAGAGGGGACACACCCTTCTCGTGGTCTTCGACGGCTGGAAAGACGGCGGGATGCGTGAGACCTCTGCGGTGAGAGGCGGGGTCACGGTAATCTATTCGCGGCTCGCAGAAAAGGCGGATGCCGTTATCAAGAGGATCATCTCTTCCGACAGGCGCGAGTGGATCGTGGTGAGCTCGGACAGGGAAATCGCAGACCATGCCTGGGCGACCGGTTCCGTACCGATAGCTGCAGAAGAGTTTCTCCTCTTCCTCGGAAAGGACAGGGGAGAAGACGAGGGAGACGACAACCGGGAGGAGGATCGCGGTGACGACGAGGAAACGGATGTCACGAGGAAGGGCAACCCTCATCGGCTTTCAAAAAAAGAGAAGGCCGTCAGGAGGGTGATCGCGAAGCTCTGA
- a CDS encoding tetratricopeptide repeat protein: MKKSVSELYQSGKDLFDSGKYAEAEPILQEVIKLNPSYADVLNKLGVIAYLNSAYEEASEYFEQALRINPSYTEASLNLSITYNALGRFAEAQDVISLAAQIAHPTPSSLDPFAAGKLANEHYKVGNLYLDLGLYDEAIEEYNKALRLHPSASDILTKLGVALRYKGKYEDAVVHFLKAKETNPDYGQAWVQLGLTFYMKGLIGNAIEEWERALEHNPNLNEAKTYLKLIRKKEEE, encoded by the coding sequence ATGAAGAAATCCGTATCCGAACTCTACCAGTCAGGGAAAGACCTCTTCGATTCGGGCAAATACGCTGAGGCGGAACCCATCCTGCAGGAAGTCATAAAGCTGAATCCGAGTTATGCGGACGTTCTGAACAAGCTCGGAGTAATCGCGTATCTGAACAGCGCGTATGAGGAAGCATCGGAATATTTCGAGCAGGCCCTCAGGATAAACCCGAGCTATACCGAGGCTTCTCTCAACCTCTCGATAACCTATAATGCCCTCGGAAGGTTCGCGGAGGCGCAGGATGTAATATCTCTGGCAGCACAGATCGCCCATCCCACGCCCTCATCCCTTGACCCCTTTGCGGCAGGGAAGCTCGCGAATGAACACTATAAGGTCGGAAACCTCTATCTCGACCTCGGGCTGTACGATGAGGCGATAGAGGAATACAACAAGGCGCTCAGGCTCCATCCGAGCGCTTCCGATATCCTCACAAAACTCGGGGTTGCGCTGAGGTATAAAGGCAAGTACGAGGATGCCGTCGTCCATTTTCTGAAGGCGAAGGAGACGAACCCGGATTACGGGCAGGCCTGGGTGCAGCTCGGTCTCACCTTCTACATGAAAGGCCTTATCGGCAATGCCATCGAGGAGTGGGAAAGGGCCCTCGAGCATAACCCGAACCTCAACGAGGCAAAGACCTACCTCAAGCTCATAAGGAAGAAAGAGGAAGAATAA
- a CDS encoding response regulator transcription factor, which yields MTTGKSGTILVVEDEKKISDVVVLYLEREGFRVTAADTGEKAMRLLREPFDLIILDLMLPDVTGEELCKVIRESSDIPVIMLTAKSGEEDRIKGLGLGADDYVVKPFSPRELVARVKAHLRRTKKVAEKVLSFNEGLLTLDTETLEVSRGGTPVVLTPTEFRILTVLAEKPGRVLTRLQLINLVQGYDFEGYDRTIDAHVKNLRHKIEEDQRNPLFIKTVYGVGYKFIGRPDAH from the coding sequence ATGACTACTGGGAAGTCAGGAACGATATTAGTCGTTGAGGACGAAAAAAAGATTTCCGATGTCGTGGTGCTCTATCTCGAACGGGAAGGCTTTCGCGTCACAGCGGCAGATACGGGGGAAAAGGCGATGCGCCTCCTCCGTGAGCCCTTCGACCTCATCATCCTCGACCTGATGCTCCCCGATGTCACGGGGGAAGAACTCTGCAAGGTCATACGGGAGTCATCGGACATCCCGGTCATCATGCTCACCGCGAAAAGCGGAGAGGAGGACCGGATAAAGGGCCTCGGTTTGGGCGCCGATGATTATGTCGTGAAGCCCTTCAGCCCGAGAGAACTCGTCGCAAGGGTAAAGGCCCACCTGAGGAGAACAAAAAAGGTGGCGGAGAAGGTCTTGAGCTTCAACGAAGGCCTCCTCACCCTCGATACGGAAACCCTCGAGGTCAGTCGAGGGGGGACACCCGTTGTCCTCACCCCCACGGAATTCAGGATACTCACGGTCCTCGCGGAAAAGCCGGGGAGAGTCCTCACAAGGCTCCAGCTCATCAATCTCGTTCAGGGGTATGATTTCGAGGGGTACGACAGGACCATCGACGCCCATGTTAAGAACCTGCGGCACAAGATCGAGGAGGATCAAAGAAACCCCCTTTTCATCAAGACCGTTTATGGAGTCGGCTACAAGTTTATCGGAAGACCCGATGCGCACTAA
- the pyrE gene encoding orotate phosphoribosyltransferase, with protein MDKKERLISYIKEHSFLKSDRPIYKLSSGNMSNVYFDLKRTTYSPEGQYLIGNLVCDKISELGLKPKAIGGLTMGADPIAVATAYTSYLRKEPIEAMVIRKEPKAHGTASQIEGNVKAGDAVIVIDDVVTTGGSTIKAIEAAGKAGLRIIAVIVLLDRNELNGKQNIEKLGYPTFSILTKKDFD; from the coding sequence ATGGACAAAAAAGAACGGCTCATATCCTACATTAAAGAGCATTCGTTTCTGAAGAGCGACAGGCCGATCTATAAGCTCTCTTCGGGGAACATGAGCAACGTCTATTTCGATCTGAAGAGGACAACCTACTCTCCCGAAGGGCAGTATCTCATCGGCAATCTCGTCTGCGATAAGATATCGGAACTCGGATTGAAGCCGAAGGCGATCGGCGGACTCACCATGGGTGCGGATCCCATAGCCGTAGCGACAGCGTATACTTCGTACCTGAGAAAAGAGCCAATTGAGGCGATGGTCATCAGAAAAGAGCCGAAGGCCCACGGCACAGCGAGTCAGATCGAGGGGAATGTGAAGGCCGGTGACGCAGTCATCGTTATTGACGATGTGGTCACCACCGGCGGCTCGACGATAAAGGCTATCGAGGCGGCGGGAAAGGCGGGGCTCCGTATCATAGCCGTCATCGTCCTCCTCGACAGGAACGAATTGAACGGTAAGCAGAACATCGAGAAACTCGGCTATCCCACCTTTTCGATTCTCACGAAGAAAGACTTCGATTAG
- a CDS encoding HAMP domain-containing sensor histidine kinase has product MRTKLFLAFLVVIVIALVSNVIFERLTMNDFDEYIGGTKEDHRYWILASTEGSYQDGQWDTTLLAESIHWAMMLGFDARVVDEEGREIIDSHRVMESLPPAMKRRMESLIHIHAAEGEFEQYPLFSEGKELGTLFIRPVKSDESVAVKETIFKKRGKEFLITSFIIAGASAIAIAVFFSLYLSMPIKRLRTAAERVAKGDFSTRVKSVARDEIGNLADSFNYMAEALEKEEALRRHLTSNIAHELRTPLAVMKAQVEAITDGVLENTRESLETVRGEIERLTRLVEGIEDLTKAEASFFVPGDYQTVNLGEVLKGIELSMDPVFREKGLRLTLLDRGDFAVTVDLEKLERILRNVISNALKYTEEGGLRIDYGRDGKDFFVELEDTGSGIPDDEISKIFTRFYRGTAAPGNGAGVGLAIVKELVTVMGGRVEIRSRIGEGTTVRVWLPTKHPQPATGDERARD; this is encoded by the coding sequence ATGCGCACTAAACTCTTCCTCGCCTTCCTCGTCGTGATCGTAATCGCCCTCGTATCGAATGTCATTTTTGAGAGGCTCACCATGAATGACTTCGATGAGTATATCGGGGGGACGAAGGAAGATCACCGGTACTGGATCCTCGCGTCGACGGAAGGCAGTTACCAGGACGGGCAGTGGGATACGACCCTCCTGGCCGAATCGATTCACTGGGCGATGATGCTCGGCTTTGATGCTCGGGTGGTCGACGAAGAGGGCAGGGAGATAATCGATTCACACCGGGTGATGGAATCGCTTCCCCCTGCCATGAAGCGCCGGATGGAATCCCTCATTCACATCCATGCGGCAGAAGGCGAATTCGAACAATATCCCCTTTTCAGCGAAGGGAAAGAGCTCGGCACGCTCTTTATCAGGCCGGTGAAGAGCGACGAGTCTGTTGCGGTAAAGGAGACGATCTTCAAGAAGAGGGGCAAGGAATTCCTGATAACATCTTTTATTATCGCGGGTGCAAGTGCCATAGCCATAGCGGTCTTCTTCAGCCTTTACCTTTCGATGCCGATCAAGCGACTCAGAACCGCAGCGGAACGGGTCGCAAAGGGGGATTTCAGCACCAGGGTGAAATCGGTCGCGCGCGACGAGATCGGAAACCTCGCGGACAGCTTCAACTATATGGCGGAGGCCCTCGAGAAGGAAGAGGCGTTGAGGAGGCATCTCACCTCCAATATCGCACATGAACTGAGGACCCCCCTTGCCGTAATGAAGGCGCAGGTCGAGGCGATTACCGACGGGGTCCTGGAGAATACCCGCGAGAGTCTCGAAACCGTCAGGGGAGAGATAGAAAGGCTGACAAGGCTCGTGGAAGGGATTGAAGACCTGACAAAGGCGGAGGCGAGTTTCTTTGTTCCCGGCGATTATCAAACGGTGAACCTCGGGGAAGTCCTGAAGGGTATCGAGCTATCGATGGACCCGGTATTTCGCGAGAAGGGATTAAGATTGACCTTACTCGATAGGGGCGATTTCGCGGTGACCGTCGACCTCGAAAAACTCGAGAGGATACTGCGGAATGTCATATCGAACGCTCTCAAGTATACCGAAGAGGGAGGTCTCCGGATAGATTACGGGAGAGACGGGAAAGATTTCTTTGTCGAGCTGGAAGATACCGGAAGCGGTATCCCCGATGACGAGATATCGAAGATATTCACCCGGTTTTACCGTGGAACAGCCGCACCGGGTAACGGCGCGGGCGTTGGTCTTGCGATCGTGAAAGAACTCGTGACCGTCATGGGGGGCAGGGTCGAAATCAGAAGCAGGATTGGAGAAGGGACGACGGTCAGGGTATGGCTCCCGACGAAGCATCCGCAACCGGCGACCGGCGATGAGCGGGCTCGTGACTGA
- a CDS encoding phosphatase PAP2 family protein translates to MKRLFLMRPADSVTVLFLAFLLAVSLIFSRALPHAYGLILTYSLLLIVQIMLVRSPAPAGGNGVTGFVRNLIFPVVSVLIIFNSLEMLVHDLHPRDIDQALIKLDYLIFNGYPTIILEALQRPLLTDVLQVAYSTYYFLPISLGLLLMLRKRDGEFERTLFLILLCFYLSYIGYMLFPALGPRYTMDHLQGSELRGAFAAEPIQRVLNGLEGIKRDAFPSGHTAVSLVVSFLAFKYHRIFFYLTLPVIALLIFSTVYCRYHYVVDVLGGFILAALTCMMGERYYDYWEVRNDISR, encoded by the coding sequence ATGAAGAGACTCTTCCTCATGAGGCCCGCCGACTCCGTCACCGTCCTCTTTCTCGCATTTCTCCTCGCGGTATCCCTTATTTTTTCCCGCGCACTCCCCCATGCCTATGGACTCATCCTCACCTATTCTTTGCTCCTCATCGTCCAAATAATGCTCGTAAGGAGTCCCGCTCCTGCAGGCGGGAACGGGGTCACCGGTTTCGTGCGCAACCTCATATTTCCGGTCGTTTCTGTCCTCATAATCTTCAACAGCCTCGAGATGCTTGTCCACGATTTACATCCGCGGGATATCGACCAGGCGCTCATAAAACTCGATTACCTCATCTTCAACGGCTATCCGACGATAATACTCGAAGCCCTTCAAAGGCCGCTCCTTACCGATGTCCTCCAGGTCGCCTATTCCACGTACTACTTTCTCCCCATCTCCCTCGGACTGCTCCTCATGCTCCGGAAGAGGGACGGGGAGTTCGAGAGGACCCTCTTCCTCATTCTCCTCTGTTTCTACCTCTCCTATATCGGATACATGCTCTTCCCCGCATTGGGCCCCCGGTATACCATGGATCATCTCCAGGGGTCTGAGCTCAGGGGGGCATTCGCCGCGGAGCCCATTCAACGGGTACTGAACGGCCTGGAAGGCATTAAACGAGACGCCTTTCCGAGCGGCCACACCGCCGTTTCTCTCGTCGTCTCCTTTCTCGCTTTCAAGTATCACAGGATTTTCTTCTATCTGACGCTGCCGGTCATCGCCCTGCTGATCTTTTCGACGGTTTACTGCAGGTATCATTATGTGGTCGACGTTCTCGGAGGCTTCATTCTCGCAGCATTAACCTGTATGATGGGAGAGAGGTATTATGACTACTGGGAAGTCAGGAACGATATTAGTCGTTGA